The genomic segment TGGAATGCCTGAGGTGGCGGCTGCGGCAAAGGGCTGTGCGTCAAAATAGTCGTTGACTAAAGTCATGAAGAAGCCGCCTAAGAAGTGGAAAAAATCTCACAAGCAGATCTATTCCACTTACATGTACAGGTTGCTGACTCAGGTCCACCCTTCGCCCGGGATCTcatccaaggccatgagtgttatgaattccttcatTGTTGACATTTTCGAGCGTCTCGCCCCCGAGGCTTCACACTTCATTCACTTCAAAAAGCGCCACACCATCTcggccagggagatccagagttCTGTCCGCCTCCCGCTGCCAGAAGAACTAGCCAAATACACCGTCTCCCAAGGCACCAAAGcggtcaccaaatacaccaactctGTTTAGGTCAATCATTCTAAAGATTATAAATGGGGACAGCCTTTGTTTAAATTTGTTTAATTTGTTCAGTTTGGTTTAATTTCATTTGAGGACTCAAAAGAGTATGAATGGAGACAGCTGGCACACTTAAGGGAGGAGGAACTGGGAGAGTATGTTACTTTGCTGCTTTGGAAAAAACCTATTTTAAGGTATAGGTTTGCTTTAGACTCATTCGTCCTCAACATAGAATTATTGGAACTAACACACACTGTTGCCATTTTGCATcaacggtggagggagtgaacattatgggtagtggatggggtgccaatcaagcaggctactttttcttggatggtattgagcttcttgagcgttgttggagctgcattcatccaggcaaatggagagtattccatcacactcctgacttgtgccttgtaagaggtgaacagactttggggaatcaggaggtgagttactcatcgcatgattcctagcctctgaactcttgtagccacaatatttatgcagCTAgaccagatcagtttctggtcaatgctaacccccaggatgttgatagtgagggattcagtgatggtaatgccaatgaatgtcaaggcgAGATGGTgtgattctgtcttgttggagatggtcattgcctagcacttgtgtggcgcaatgtaacttgccacttaacagcccaagcctgaattttgtccaggtcttgctgcatgtggacacggACTGGTTCAGTATATGAGAAGCTGTGACTGCTGCTGAATATTTtctaatcatcagcgaacttctgaccttatgatgaagggaaggtcattgatgaagcagctgaagatggttgggctgaggacactaccctcaggaactcctgcagtgatgtcctaggaccGGGGTGATtcacctgcaacaaccacaaccaccttcctttgtgataggcgtgactccagccactggaggcttttcccctgattcccattgactccagttttgctagggctccttgatgccactcttggtcaaatgctgccttgatgtcaagggcaattactCTCATCTCATCTCTTGCATtcgctgttttgtccatgtttggaccaaggctgtcttgaaaccaggagctgagtggccctggtaagcatcagtgagcaggttatttctgagtaagtgctgcttgataactcattctatcacattgctgatgatcaagagtagacagatggggctgtaattggctgggctagatttgtcctgctttttgtgtacaggatatatttgggcaattttccaaattttcAGTTAGATACCAGTGatgcagctgtactggaaaaacTTGGCTAGGGCCGCGGCTATTTCTGCAGCACAACTCTTCaatactattgttggaatattgtcaaggcccatagcctttgcagtatctagtgccttcagccgatacttgatatcacgtagagtgaatcaagttggctgaagattggcatcatGATGCTGGGAACCACAGGAGgatgccgagatggatcatccatttggtatttctggctgaagatggatgcaaatgcttcagccgtatgtcttgcactgatgtgctgtgctcccccaacattgacaatggggatatttgtggagcctcttccatCGGTTAGTCGTTTAATTGTcaaccaccattcataactggatgtggcaggactacatggatgcccagttttggatGCCCTTCCAACCTGCAGGCTGACATTCTTAAAGGTGGGGTGTGCAGAGCTGGGAAATCTGCCGACTCTGTGTACCCCACTGTGGGATGAAAACCTGGGCCCTAATATCcctttatgtggctcaatgtcaaattttgtttttctaATGCTTCTGAGAAGCACCTTGGTTGATTCTATTGCATTAAAGGCAGCAAGTTATTTTTTGTTGACCAAGTACTTGGACATTTAACAGCTAATGAAAGAGAGTTGGCGTGGATTTGCGAAGGATAGGTTGCATTAGAAACAAGAAATGACTAACTACCCACCTGTCTGAATCACCTAATTTAACCCTAAGCCTGTAAAACCTTGAACTTAAGTGGTCACCTTTTTTTTCTCAACTCCTTTTCTTCTAGGTTATGTACTCTTAATATATAGAAAATATATAGAAAAAAAATTTCAGTTCATTGATAATAAAGCAATGTAAACCGTTTCAATGTTCCTCCTGCCTGAAGTATATGGTGTGCCATAGCCCCTGCCCTCCAGCTGATAAGTCTTGGGGGAGCCCACCCAGGGGAAAAGTGGCTGCTCCATAGTCATTTAACAGTCATTACTGTGCTGGTGACGGGATTTCCAGCCCAAAGTATAGGAAATCctccctcagagagctgctggtcaatcagaggccagtaCCTCTCGATGTATCAGTGGCGCCAGTGGGAGTGGTGGTCACTGCTGGTAACTCAGTCAGGCGATGGAGAGGTGAGCTGGGATGAATCAGAACTTCATGGGCCTGAACTTCTGTGGAGTGGCaaagtcggattgccactccactcctactttCTTACCTTTAAATTTTTTCAGTGCTGTCTCATTGGACTTTCCGAGTCAGGCCAGGCGAGAACTGTACAGGGCAGTGCAGCCCTGAGTCGAGCAGAATCGGAGGGAAGGAGGATGCAACCTCTTTATTATGGCACCAGCTGCCGTAAGGCAGTTAAGTTTCAAGGTCCAGCCTGGTTTAAAGGTCTTTGACAAACCAGGGAGAAGGCAAAtgtataaggtaagtgggtaggctTTGGGATTCGTCGAATCAGGTCGGGCCTTGACAGGATGAGAAGAGAGTCAGGTccagcaagggcaggggtggtggtagagagagtcGGGTCCGGCGAGTGGGGAGGAATTCTGTGATGGGGTGGTAGTCAGGGGGTGACCTGTGTGAGCCTGAAAGTTACAAGTGGttctaattcttctaactttttctgaataACTACTAATGTAACACAGTTGGAATCGACCAAAGTTTACGATTTAAATTACATTTTCAGATGCTTTCCAGTGTAGGGTAATTGTCCAGGGCAGGGGGGAGTTTGCACTTTCCGCGTGGGTCAAAAGGGGAGTAGGGGCCAGGGTTTGAGAGACCATGAACGTGAGGAGAGCCTTGGGAGAGGTTACATCTGGGGGAGCCCCCCCAGCGGGCCAGTTAAGGaggacccctccccccacacaacaCTGGCCCATGCCGGGAAAACTGCTGGGCTGGACACTTGGCATGAGCTCTCCCATCGCTATTTCAATCTCAGCAGTGGCACAACGGTCCAACTGGCCCACAGGCAGGTACCCAATGCTCAATGCTGCTGCTAAATTTGCAGTGGAAGCAGGGgcgggtgggttggtggtgggcaggctgcccACTGGTTTTAATGTCTTCCCTGGGTGGGCAAGCATATGATCCAGCCCCATGAGATTCTGCATTATTACATACTTTTGCCTGAGATGAATGGGGCTGAATGTCATTGCACTGTTATTAGAGAAACATATTTAACCAAATTAGGTGGAGAATTTTCTATGTCGTCCTGGCCAGCAGCATCAGCTTTTTGGGGAGCCAGTTCCAAATTTCCATTGGCCCTTATTGAAAACGTTATTCCTTGTTTAATTCCTAAATGACACAATCTTAAAATCAATGTTATGTTttcttgttctggatttccaacCAGAGTAAATTGTTTCCTtgtatctaccttatcaaatatcAAATTCCTTAatcattttaaatattaaatatctCAATTAGTTCACCCTCAACCTTGATCTCTGAAGTATGGTTATTTCCTGAGAAGAAGACTTGTAAAGAAATGCTCATCATGATTCTCTCAAGAGAGAAACATCGAAGTGCCAATATGTTGACTCTCAGGCAAGAATGAACTGAACGCTACTGGAACTTggtccactgcacactgactctATTTTACTCATTCTGAATCCCCAGGAGCAAAATATGTGGGATGATAAAGTATTCTACTACTTAAGGAGATGCCATAGAGTTTAGATATAAAGGTAAAATATGAAGTTCCAATGCCTGCAAACATCCATCAGTCTTGTCTCATCATATCCTTGCCACACTTAACAGATGCTTACAAGAGTTATTTTGATTTGTACTTCTTTTCTGATTTTCACTTTAAATTAAACACTTGTTTGGTCACAATATGCATTTTAGTTGAGGTAAACATAAGGGACTGTGCAATAACCATCTTTCAAAATCTTCTGGTGCCTCATAACAGTTCAATTTGTTCACTCTTTTATTGGCAACATCTGGAAGTTTAAAACAAACAACGAGCTAGAATTGTTGAATGTTTCCATATGTCATAGGAATGGCCTCCCATTATTGGCATCAGTTTCAGACAGTAACTGTTGTAGGCCTATTCATCACTTTGTAGTTCCTGAACTGACAAGAATGATGGATTTATATTTCACCAGAAAGCACTTTCATAAATACAGCTTAATTTCTGTTGAGCCCTTGGCAAGTAGCTGTGGGAAATGTTCAAGCAAcaactctgtttttttttgatAATTTATCCTTCAGTATATGCTCTGAGACAATCTGTCCCATTAAGTGTAATAGACTTGTTCCACTAGCAATCTTAAATAAACATCATTGATAGCTGAAACCAACAAGAGCTTCCTTGAGTATCCTCGAGGAATGAAAATGCTAGTGATCAATACACTGGCAACATTTTAATGTAACCTTGCAATATAAAGGTCGGGGTGTTAAGCAATCTAATTTCTTTGTGTTGTTAAAAATGGGGTGCGAGAGCTTTTCATTTTATATTTGCAATTGAATATGCATAACAAAACATAACATACAAAACAAGTACAATTAAATATGACTGACACAGGTTCTTTTAACTTCATGCAGCACTCGAGGGAGTTATGAAATTCGATTGGAATTCATGAACAAATCACATAATCAAACTATAGCTTATAATCAATTCTCTTCATACTATGACATTGTCTTGCAGTTGAAGTCTTTATCAAACCAATATTTGCATAACGTTGACTTTCTCAATTATATAAAAAAATtgctggcctgaattttcaggaagAGTCAGCGAGGaacacatccccactgactccagcagccctGATGCAATATTATGCTCTAATGAGCACTGATTGGCATAAGGTTAGCCTTATGTCCCGCACTCGAGAAGAAGTCCCaccttggagagctgctggccaatcagaagaggcactgcagggagcTGTGTGGCACTAAGTCCCGGAACCCTGAGCtcaaggtaagaggcaggagtgCCAAGGCAGGGAGGGTAGGGAACGCCGGAGGAGTTGCAAAGGGGGGCGATTGGGATCTTGGGGGAGAGAGGTCCAGAGGCCTTAAGAGGAGGGAGCTCCCAGTCAAAAGGGGCCTTCTAATGGAGgcttctcccccatccccttcccatcCAAGATCCAACAATCTTTACTTTCGGCCTTTCCCCCCGAACTGTCATCTGCCCACCAGCCTAAAAGTTGATGCAGGGTGGGAAAAGGCCCTTACATGGCCATTAACTGTCCACTTATGGGACTTACTGGGACAAGGGTGGGCTTCCTGCTCCCGGCCCTGCCCACCCCAATGTAAAATCACCCCAAAGTCAGGGTGGGCAGGAATCCAGAGGGAATCCCGTTCATACAATTTCACACATcagcacccgcacccccccccaccccccgcctcagAAACCACCAGTGGAAGGCAAGGATAAAACTCTGGCCGCAGTTTTCTCAGCTGTTGGTAATTGTGTGACCTTTTATTCAAAGGTGCATACTGGGCTTCTGTTGCCCATAACATTGTTTCATTAAACTCAGTTGGGATGTAATGTTCAATGTCTAAAATGTAAATGACAAAAAGAAAAAAGTCTGTTTCTTCTGAGACTGGACCCTTCTGTCTTGGACtaggggcggaattttatggcagcgGTATTTTACCTttccgccaaagtcaatggaattttgaatCGCTCGCCATATTTTTCAGCCCTGTCCCCACGACAATGAGGCCGTAAAATTCCAGCCCAGGTGTGGGATGTGGTTCTTAGGCTGTAGAcacactctggtatctgcttaacacttgtttattagtactctATCTAAACAGGTAACAGAGTAGGTACATAGCATGATTCTAgcttctctttttctatctcaagAGTCTAACACATGGACTGATGCCAGGAGTACATTATCACCTACTTCatgcattagcatatcccatctgttaacccttaaTACTACACTGTTGATGCCAAATTAAAAAAAAGGTATTTTGGTATACTGCTGCAATGCTGTGTTAACTAAATGATATGTTATCACTTCATGGTTACTTCCCTAGTCATCTTTTAGCCCCTGTTTTTATTATGATTTTCATGACCTGTTTGGGAGGTGGCGGGGCGGGTACAAAGAGTAGAAGTCACTACTGCATATTACCGATATCAATCCATAGTGGAAAAGTTAAATGTCTTAAAAGTGGATGATTATGGGTTGTTAAAAGTAACTTTTGTTATCTCCAACTTGCATTAGAAAAGGCATTATTGGAAAGTCTAACTTTGTCATTACCACTGATCCTATCCCCAAATTATTTATGGACATATTGAAATTTTAAGTCAGATATGTTTTTCAAAAAAgcacatacaagcaaaagctggctgagactgtaaagtaaccacctCCTGGAAAATTCCTACatggattacttgaccaactagttcagagagaacAAAATATCACACCAAAAAGGTGTGACATGGCCTAATTCAGagagaggcacttcaaaggaaaatgtacaatgcaaactgaagtgtaatctcctgtggttgtgaagaaaatggaaaatgattaccatctcagctgaACCCACCTCCTGTGAggtatatcccagactgtgaacatgaactgagttgaaaagaaaacagatctgggtgaaagacataaaaacaaaaaactgtggatgctggaaatccaaaacaaaaacagaattacctggaaaaactcagcaggtctggcagcatcggcggagaagaagagttgacgttccgagtcttcatgacccttccacagatcTCAattctgtagaagggtcatgaggactcgaaacatcaactcttttcatttctaccgatgctgccagacctgctgagtttttccaggtaattctgtttttgttttgggtgaaAGACGTGTTTGCTTtatcccttccaggaatacacatgGAAAGGGgttttaaaaagccaactgcaaccctagttctgTATGCTAGTGtgtgttctggtgtgtgtgtgtgtgtgtgtgtgtgctgtggaggtcacagctgaagaaagCCAACTGGATGTTCCTGCGCTTACAGGTTAAAAAAAACCTCCCTGTCCGTttttggaagcaagtcacaagtcagcaaagtgACTATCGAGAAAGAAACAGGataactcctttcagctaacctgcagaaccaagaatctccaaaccaactgctcaactgccaaagccagAGATCCGGAATCACCCAACTCAACAGCcgcaatttctcatttctaatctgtgtgtatgtgtgttgcatttttattttttttccccacGTTTAATAACAAATAAACTCAATCTTTCTTTAACTCAATACAGCCTGGTTGAATTGGCTCCTttaaaatacatttggactgggaaagggTATCCATGAGGGAAAGGATCCTTTTTAAAGTAACATTGTTGCCACCacccgagggggttgaataaagaaaggaagccagttcatctctcctcacccgggagcataatAAGTTGGGGGAACCTAACCCGGGGCCCAGACATAACAACTTTTAAGAGCTTACTAT from the Carcharodon carcharias isolate sCarCar2 chromosome 9, sCarCar2.pri, whole genome shotgun sequence genome contains:
- the LOC121282461 gene encoding histone H2B type 1-A-like, giving the protein MKKPPKKWKKSHKQIYSTYMYRLLTQVHPSPGISSKAMSVMNSFIVDIFERLAPEASHFIHFKKRHTISAREIQSSVRLPLPEELAKYTVSQGTKAVTKYTNSV